The stretch of DNA GCGCGGCTGAGGCCCGCTTTTGATGATGACCGCGATGCGGAAACCTTTCTGCTGCGGCTGGAACGCTACGGCGCTGACCTGGAGGGCAGTTTGCGGGCGGTGTACGGCGACGCCACCGACACGCTGATGGCCGAACTGTTGGAGGTGCTGATTCACGCGCACCACACCCGCGCCCCCGACCTGAAGCGGCTGGACGAGGCCCGCCTGCTGCGCCCCGACTGGTTGCAAGCGCCCGAAATGATCGGCTACGTGGCCTACACCGACCGCTTTGCCGGAACCCTGCGCGGCGTGCAGGAGCGGCTGGAGTACCTAGAAGGCTTGGGTGTCAAGTACCTGCACCTGATGCCGCTTCTCAAGCCCCGTGAGGGCGAGAACGACGGTGGCTACGCAGTGCAGGACTACCGCGCCGTGCGGCCCGACCTCGGTGACATGGACGACCTCTCGGCGTTGGCGTCCAAATTGCGTGGGCGCGGCATGAGCCTGGTGCTCGATCTGGTGCTGAACCACGTGGCCCGCGAACACGAGTGGGCCGAGAAAGCGCGGGCGGGCGACCCCATTTACCGCGACTATTTTCACATCTACCCGGATCGCACCCAACCCGACGCCTACGAGCGCACGCTGCCTGAAGTGTTTCCCGACTTTGCCCCCGGTAACTTTACCTGGGACGACGAGGCTGGAGAAGACGGTGCCGGGGGCTGGGTCTGGACAACTTTCAATGCCTACCAGTGGGATCTGAACTGGGGCAATCCGGCGGTGTTCCGCGAGTTCGCCGACCTGATCTTGCACCTTGCCAACCGGGGCGTAGAGGTGTTCCGGCTGGACGCCATCGCCTTTATGTGGAAGCGCCTCGGCACGGCCAGCCAGAACCAGCCTGAAGTCCATCACCTGACGCGGGCGCTGCGGGCGGCCATCCGGATCGTGGCCCCGGCAGTGGCCTTCAAGGCCGAAGCCATCGTGGCCCCCGCCGACCTGATCCATTACCTCGGCACCGGGGGGCATCACGGCAAGGTCAGCGACATGGCCTACCAGAACAGCCTGATGGTGCAGATCTGGAGCAGCCTCGCCAGCCGCGATACCCGCCTGTTCGAGACGGCGTTGCTGGCCTTTCCGCCCAAACCCACCACCACCACCTGGGGCATGTACGTGCGCTGCCACGACGATATCGGCTGGGCCATCAGCGACGAGGATGCGGGGCGCGCGGGCCTCAGCGGGCCGGGCCACCGCCATTTTCTCAGCGACTTTTACAGCGGCGAGTATCCCGGCAGCTTTGCGCGGGGGCTGGTGTTTCAGCACAACCCCGCCACCGGAGACCGGCGAATCAGCGGCAGCGCGGCCAGTTTGGCGGGTCTGGAAGCCGCGCTGGACGCAAGTAACGCCGAATGGACAGACCACGCGGTGCGGCGCTTGCTGCTGGCCCACGCCGTCACCCTCGGCTTCGGCGGCGTGCCCCTGCTGTATATGGGCGACGAACTCGCGCTCCTGAACGACTACACCTTTGAGGCCGATCCTGCCCACGCGCCCGACAACCGCTGGGTTCACCGCCCCAAAATGGATTGGGCGCTGGCCGAAGCCGTACAGGACAATCCTTCTGCACCCGCAGCACGGGTCAACGCTGGAATCCGCGCCCTCATTGCCGCCCGCCAGCGCACGCCGCACCTGCACGCCAGCATCGAATCCCGCGCTGTGCCCAGCCCCGATCCCCGCGTGTTGCTCCTGCGCCGCGACCATCCGCTCGGCGTCATGCTGTGCGTCTACAATTTCAGTGAGCACGAGGTGGCTTTTCCCACCTACCTGCTGCGCGACCAGTTGGGCGAACACGCCACCGACGCCGTGGTGGGCACGCATTTCACGCTCCAGCGGGCCACCACGCGCCTGTCTCCCTTCCGTGCCCTGTGGCTCACCCAATCGGAGGCTCCACGATGACCGGCTCACCCCCACCCGGCAAAGCCAGAATTAAGATTCCTACGGAGGCCCTGCTGAATGCCGCCCGAAGCGCTGCCGGAAAACTGGCCGACTTGAGCCGTGACCCACAGGTGCGCGAAGAGGCAGACAATGTGGCCCGCGCCATTGCCAAACTGCTTCAAGCCGTAAAAAACGCACCCAAAAACCGGGGCGGGGTAGGGGAGAAGAAAGGCTAGAGCGGGGGCAAAAAAGCGGGGGCAGACGCATCGTGGGTCTGCCCCCTTGTTTGTCTGAATCTCTCCCTGCTACTTCACGGTGGCCCGGAAACACACGGTTCCTGTCTCGCCGCTTGCTGCCGTGCCTACTTTGAAGGTCAGTCCGGTACCCAGCGTGCCGTCGTCGGTGTCTGCGGCATTGGTGGGATGTAGGTCATCAGGCGTCGGTGTCCGCGCGGGCGTCCGGGTAAATCTG from Deinococcus sp. QL22 encodes:
- a CDS encoding alpha-amylase family protein, yielding MLKTDLAARLRPAFDDDRDAETFLLRLERYGADLEGSLRAVYGDATDTLMAELLEVLIHAHHTRAPDLKRLDEARLLRPDWLQAPEMIGYVAYTDRFAGTLRGVQERLEYLEGLGVKYLHLMPLLKPREGENDGGYAVQDYRAVRPDLGDMDDLSALASKLRGRGMSLVLDLVLNHVAREHEWAEKARAGDPIYRDYFHIYPDRTQPDAYERTLPEVFPDFAPGNFTWDDEAGEDGAGGWVWTTFNAYQWDLNWGNPAVFREFADLILHLANRGVEVFRLDAIAFMWKRLGTASQNQPEVHHLTRALRAAIRIVAPAVAFKAEAIVAPADLIHYLGTGGHHGKVSDMAYQNSLMVQIWSSLASRDTRLFETALLAFPPKPTTTTWGMYVRCHDDIGWAISDEDAGRAGLSGPGHRHFLSDFYSGEYPGSFARGLVFQHNPATGDRRISGSAASLAGLEAALDASNAEWTDHAVRRLLLAHAVTLGFGGVPLLYMGDELALLNDYTFEADPAHAPDNRWVHRPKMDWALAEAVQDNPSAPAARVNAGIRALIAARQRTPHLHASIESRAVPSPDPRVLLLRRDHPLGVMLCVYNFSEHEVAFPTYLLRDQLGEHATDAVVGTHFTLQRATTRLSPFRALWLTQSEAPR